A window of the Candidatus Methylomirabilis tolerans genome harbors these coding sequences:
- the fba gene encoding fructose-bisphosphate aldolase class II (catalyzes the reversible aldol condensation of dihydroxyacetonephosphate and glyceraldehyde 3-phosphate in the Calvin cycle, glycolysis, and/or gluconeogenesis) codes for MALVSMRQLLDHAAEHGYGVPAFNVNNMEQIQAIMEAAQETDSPVIMQASAGARKYAGEPFLRHLFLAASEMYPDIPVVVHQDHGASPAVCIASIRSGFSSVMMDGSLLADGKTPSSYDYNVATTAHIAEVAHAIGVSVEGELGCLGSLETGTGEKEDSHGAEGTLSRDQLLTDPEQAAQFVKATKVDALAIAIGTSHGAYKFSKKPEGDVLVMERVKEIHARIPDTHLVMHGSSSVPQEWLKVIREFGGDMPQTYGVPIEEIQLGIKHGVRKVNIDTDLRLAATGAIRQDLAQNKKNFDPRKFLTAATKAMRQICKQRYEQLGSAGNASKIRAISLDDMARRYIKGELDPRVH; via the coding sequence ATGGCACTGGTTTCGATGCGACAGTTACTCGATCACGCCGCCGAACATGGGTATGGCGTTCCCGCTTTTAACGTGAACAATATGGAACAGATTCAGGCCATCATGGAGGCCGCCCAAGAGACGGACAGTCCCGTGATCATGCAGGCCTCCGCCGGTGCCCGCAAGTATGCCGGTGAACCGTTCCTCCGCCATCTGTTTCTGGCGGCGTCGGAGATGTATCCCGACATTCCGGTCGTTGTCCACCAGGATCACGGCGCGTCTCCGGCAGTGTGCATCGCCTCCATCCGCTCAGGTTTCAGCAGCGTCATGATGGACGGCTCGCTGTTGGCGGACGGCAAGACCCCGTCATCATATGACTATAATGTGGCGACAACGGCTCATATTGCTGAGGTTGCCCACGCGATCGGCGTATCGGTGGAAGGAGAACTGGGTTGCCTGGGTTCCCTTGAAACCGGGACGGGAGAGAAGGAAGACAGCCATGGCGCCGAGGGGACGCTCTCACGGGATCAGCTTCTGACCGACCCGGAGCAGGCCGCTCAGTTCGTCAAGGCTACCAAAGTGGATGCGCTCGCCATTGCCATCGGCACCAGCCACGGCGCCTATAAATTCTCCAAGAAACCCGAGGGCGATGTGCTCGTGATGGAGCGGGTCAAGGAGATCCATGCGCGCATTCCGGATACTCATCTGGTCATGCACGGCTCCTCAAGCGTGCCCCAGGAGTGGCTGAAGGTCATCAGGGAGTTCGGCGGCGACATGCCGCAGACCTACGGGGTCCCGATCGAAGAGATTCAGCTTGGGATCAAGCATGGGGTGCGGAAGGTGAACATCGACACCGATCTGCGCCTGGCGGCAACCGGAGCTATTCGGCAGGACTTGGCGCAAAACAAAAAGAACTTTGACCCGCGTAAGTTCCTGACGGCGGCGACAAAGGCGATGCGGCAGATCTGCAAACAGCGCTATGAACAGTTGGGGAGCGCCGGCAACGCGAGCAAGATCCGTGCGATCTCCCTGGACGATATGGCCCGCCGCTACATCAAGGGCGAGCTTGACCCGCGCGTTCACTAG
- the rpe gene encoding ribulose-phosphate 3-epimerase encodes MATYKIAPSILSADFARLGEEVRAVDAAGADYIHVDVMDNHFVPNLTIGPLVVAAIRPHTRKPLDVHLMIEPVDPIIPDFAKSGADIITVHPEATRHLDRTIQLIKGLGCRAGVSLNPASPIVWMDHVLEQLDLVLVMSVNPGFGGQSFIDYVLPKITALRRRIDAIGKAIDLEVDGGVKVENVRRVADAGADTFVAGSAVFGTPDYAATIARFRTALSGA; translated from the coding sequence GTGGCTACCTACAAGATCGCCCCGTCGATTCTCTCTGCCGACTTCGCCCGGTTGGGCGAAGAGGTGCGCGCCGTGGATGCGGCCGGAGCCGACTACATTCACGTCGATGTGATGGACAACCACTTCGTGCCAAACCTGACCATCGGGCCGCTTGTGGTTGCCGCTATTCGGCCCCACACCCGCAAACCGCTGGATGTCCACCTGATGATCGAACCGGTGGACCCGATCATTCCGGACTTTGCGAAAAGCGGGGCCGACATCATTACGGTTCACCCTGAGGCGACTCGCCATCTCGATCGCACCATCCAACTCATCAAGGGGCTCGGCTGTCGGGCAGGCGTCTCTCTCAATCCGGCAAGTCCCATCGTTTGGATGGATCATGTGCTGGAGCAACTGGACTTGGTGCTGGTGATGAGTGTGAACCCGGGATTCGGCGGTCAGAGCTTCATCGACTATGTACTGCCAAAAATTACCGCCCTGCGACGCCGGATTGACGCCATCGGCAAGGCGATCGATCTGGAAGTGGACGGCGGCGTGAAGGTGGAGAATGTGCGTCGCGTTGCCGATGCCGGCGCCGATACCTTTGTGGCAGGTTCCGCTGTCTTCGGGACGCCGGACTACGCGGCCACCATTGCCCGGTTTCGAACCGCCCTCAGCGGCGCGTGA
- a CDS encoding M48 family metallopeptidase: protein MAVLACIGIAACQTVPITGRSQLLLLSEADEMQMGIQSYREVVQKSKLSKDPAANDLVKRVGARIAAATGRTDFQWEFTVIEDPQANAFALPGGKVAVYTGILPITRDEAGLAAVLGHEVAHAVARHGAERMSQNLIVQMGLAGTMAALSNRDPKTLQTVSSLLGAGAAVGLVLPWSRGQESEADRLGLIYMAKAGYDPRAARDLWIRMAESSKGHDRPPEFLSTHPSEPTRIQQIEAWLPEASQYYHPKPSTQ from the coding sequence ATTGCCGTACTTGCGTGCATCGGCATTGCCGCATGCCAGACTGTTCCCATTACGGGTCGGTCTCAGCTTCTGCTGCTCTCGGAAGCGGACGAGATGCAGATGGGGATCCAATCCTATCGGGAGGTGGTACAGAAATCCAAGCTTTCGAAAGACCCCGCGGCTAACGATCTCGTCAAGCGTGTTGGAGCGCGCATCGCGGCGGCCACCGGTCGGACAGACTTCCAATGGGAGTTTACGGTCATCGAGGATCCGCAGGCCAACGCGTTTGCTCTGCCTGGTGGCAAAGTGGCGGTGTATACCGGCATACTTCCTATCACGCGGGATGAGGCAGGCCTGGCGGCGGTCCTGGGGCATGAGGTCGCCCATGCCGTCGCGCGACACGGCGCCGAGCGTATGAGCCAAAATCTCATTGTGCAGATGGGGCTTGCCGGCACTATGGCAGCTCTTTCGAACCGTGATCCGAAGACTCTTCAGACGGTAAGTTCCCTGCTGGGCGCCGGCGCGGCCGTGGGGCTGGTGCTTCCCTGGAGTCGCGGCCAGGAATCCGAGGCCGACCGTTTGGGGCTTATCTATATGGCGAAGGCAGGATACGACCCCCGCGCCGCCCGCGACCTTTGGATTCGTATGGCTGAGTCGTCCAAAGGCCATGACCGCCCTCCAGAGTTCCTCTCTACCCACCCATCGGAGCCGACCCGCATCCAGCAGATCGAGGCATGGCTTCCCGAGGCA